A genome region from Crossiella equi includes the following:
- a CDS encoding CPCC family cysteine-rich protein yields the protein MSFYPCPCCGHLVHEAPPGSFQICPVCGWEDDLVQLRWPGVSGANRYSLIKAQQAYQESGVVDPEFTPNARSFDQSWPLEPGFRMITPEFDNFEPEGVMDAEWPEDRTRLYWWRPFFWRRPGKDADLES from the coding sequence ATGAGCTTCTATCCCTGCCCATGCTGTGGGCACCTAGTTCATGAGGCTCCACCTGGTTCCTTCCAGATCTGCCCCGTTTGTGGCTGGGAGGACGACCTGGTTCAGTTGCGCTGGCCCGGTGTCAGTGGCGCTAATCGCTATTCCCTTATCAAAGCTCAGCAAGCTTACCAAGAATCTGGAGTTGTCGACCCCGAGTTTACGCCAAATGCTCGTTCTTTCGATCAATCCTGGCCGCTGGAGCCTGGTTTTCGAATGATTACCCCTGAATTTGACAACTTTGAGCCGGAAGGAGTGATGGATGCGGAATGGCCGGAGGATCGAACGCGGCTTTACTGGTGGAGGCCGTTCTTTTGGAGACGGCCAGGTAAGGATGCCGATTTGGAATCTTGA